The following are encoded in a window of Arthrobacter sp. OAP107 genomic DNA:
- a CDS encoding alcohol dehydrogenase catalytic domain-containing protein, translated as MKAAVLYSTVPNSGTAAGTASQRPSYTDARPLVVQDLERPEPRAGELGVAITYSSLCHSDLSVVDGSRVRPLPMALGHEAVGRIVSVGDGVPDVSVGDHVVLVFVPSCGDCRACRSGRPALCHRAAEVNGSGDLLHGGALLRTPAGERINHHLGVSAFADYAVVARESVVVIDDDVPDTVAAMFGCAVLTGMGAVLNTAAVTAGQSVAVFGLGAVGLSAVMAASLAGAASVTAIDPNPGKHQLALDCGATAVGTPGDAASLIKEAAGDGVDVAVEAVGSAAVIAACLGHVTRGGAVVSVGLPHPSAELTVPALQFAGAGKRLLGSYMGDAVPRRDIPLYLGYWRAGRLPVELLHTDTRPLIEINEGLDALASGQVVRRLFQA; from the coding sequence ATGAAAGCAGCAGTCCTCTACTCCACCGTCCCCAACAGCGGCACCGCGGCCGGGACTGCATCGCAGAGGCCCAGCTACACTGACGCCCGGCCCCTGGTGGTGCAGGACTTGGAGCGGCCGGAGCCCCGCGCCGGCGAGCTGGGTGTTGCCATCACCTACTCCAGCCTGTGCCATTCAGACCTGTCCGTGGTGGACGGTTCGCGGGTCCGCCCCCTGCCGATGGCCCTGGGCCACGAGGCGGTGGGGCGGATCGTGTCGGTCGGCGACGGCGTCCCGGACGTCTCGGTCGGCGACCACGTGGTGCTGGTCTTCGTGCCGAGCTGCGGGGACTGCCGCGCCTGCCGGTCCGGCCGTCCTGCGCTTTGCCACCGGGCGGCCGAGGTCAACGGCTCGGGCGACCTGCTGCACGGCGGGGCGCTCCTGCGGACGCCGGCGGGGGAGCGGATCAACCACCACCTGGGCGTCTCTGCTTTCGCCGACTATGCAGTCGTCGCCCGGGAATCGGTGGTGGTGATTGACGACGACGTCCCGGACACTGTCGCAGCGATGTTCGGTTGCGCTGTGCTCACCGGAATGGGAGCCGTGCTGAACACCGCCGCTGTCACGGCCGGCCAGTCGGTGGCTGTCTTCGGGCTCGGGGCGGTGGGCCTTTCCGCCGTCATGGCCGCCTCCCTCGCCGGGGCCGCCAGCGTGACCGCCATCGACCCCAACCCGGGCAAGCACCAGCTCGCCCTCGACTGCGGTGCCACCGCGGTGGGCACGCCCGGGGACGCGGCCAGTCTCATCAAGGAAGCCGCCGGCGACGGCGTGGATGTCGCCGTCGAAGCCGTCGGCTCGGCCGCCGTGATCGCCGCTTGCCTGGGGCACGTGACCCGTGGCGGTGCCGTCGTCTCGGTCGGCCTGCCCCATCCGTCAGCCGAACTGACCGTGCCGGCGCTGCAGTTCGCCGGAGCCGGCAAACGCCTGCTGGGTTCATACATGGGCGACGCTGTTCCGAGGCGGGACATCCCCCTCTACCTCGGCTACTGGCGCGCGGGCAGGCTTCCAGTGGAGCTGCTGCACACCGACACACGGCCGCTCATCGAGATCAACGAGGGGTTGGATGCGCTGGCGTCCGGGCAGGTGGTGCGGCGGCTGTTCCAGGCCTGA
- a CDS encoding MFS transporter — translation MSTESSAVRRAEETDVKASGLKKVVTASMAGTVVEWYEFFLYASAATLVFGKAFFPNAGTELDGIIAAFLTYAVGFVARPIGGIVFGHFGDKFGRKQLLQLSIILVGVSTFLMGCLPTFQQIGYWAPALLVFLRFAQGFAVGGEWGGAVLLVAEHSPSKSRGFWASWPQSAVPMGNLLATAVLFILSSTLTQEAFLGWGWRVAFWLSAVIVVIGYYIRTKVNDAPIFLEARKEVEAGHKGYGVAEVFKRYPRGVFTAMGLRFAENILYYLVVTFSITYLKTVVQADTTRILLLLLFAHAVHFAAVPLVGKLSDRFGRRPVYMAGAILGATWGFFAFPMMDTKNDMIILASIMIGLLFHALMYAGQPAIMAEMFPTRMRYSGVSLGYQVTSIVAGSLAPIIAASLLGTYKSSVPVAIYLLIACAITAVAVFFLKETRGVSLHDVDAADAQGTADLLAAGKK, via the coding sequence ATGAGTACGGAAAGCTCCGCCGTAAGGCGTGCAGAAGAAACCGACGTCAAGGCCTCAGGCCTCAAGAAAGTTGTGACGGCGTCCATGGCCGGCACGGTGGTGGAGTGGTATGAGTTTTTCCTCTACGCCTCGGCTGCCACCCTGGTCTTCGGCAAGGCCTTCTTCCCCAACGCCGGCACCGAGCTGGACGGCATCATCGCCGCCTTCCTCACGTACGCCGTCGGCTTCGTTGCCCGCCCGATCGGCGGCATCGTCTTCGGCCACTTCGGCGACAAGTTCGGGCGCAAGCAGCTGCTGCAGCTGAGCATCATCCTGGTGGGTGTTTCCACCTTCCTCATGGGCTGCCTGCCGACGTTCCAGCAGATCGGCTACTGGGCGCCCGCGCTCCTGGTCTTCCTGCGGTTTGCCCAGGGCTTCGCGGTCGGCGGCGAATGGGGCGGCGCGGTACTCCTCGTGGCCGAGCACAGCCCCAGCAAGTCACGCGGCTTCTGGGCGAGCTGGCCGCAGTCCGCCGTTCCCATGGGCAACCTGCTTGCCACGGCCGTGCTGTTCATCCTGTCCTCCACGCTGACCCAGGAAGCCTTCCTCGGCTGGGGCTGGCGCGTCGCGTTCTGGCTCTCCGCGGTGATCGTCGTGATCGGCTACTACATCCGCACCAAGGTCAACGACGCCCCGATCTTCCTCGAAGCCCGCAAAGAGGTCGAGGCCGGGCACAAGGGCTATGGCGTTGCCGAGGTGTTCAAGCGCTACCCCCGCGGCGTCTTCACCGCCATGGGCCTGCGCTTTGCCGAGAACATCCTCTACTACCTCGTGGTGACGTTCTCCATCACCTACCTCAAGACCGTGGTCCAGGCCGACACGACGCGGATCCTGCTGCTCCTGCTGTTCGCCCACGCCGTGCACTTCGCCGCCGTTCCGCTGGTGGGAAAGCTGTCGGACCGCTTCGGCCGCAGGCCCGTCTACATGGCCGGCGCCATCCTGGGCGCCACCTGGGGATTCTTTGCCTTCCCGATGATGGACACCAAAAACGACATGATCATCCTGGCGTCCATCATGATCGGCCTGCTGTTCCATGCACTGATGTACGCCGGCCAGCCCGCGATCATGGCGGAGATGTTCCCCACCCGGATGCGCTACTCCGGCGTATCGCTGGGCTACCAGGTGACCTCCATCGTCGCCGGTTCGCTCGCGCCGATCATCGCTGCCTCGCTCCTGGGCACCTACAAGTCGTCCGTGCCGGTGGCCATCTACCTGCTGATCGCCTGCGCCATCACCGCCGTCGCCGTGTTCTTCCTGAAGGAAACCCGCGGCGTCTCGCTCCACGACGTGGACGCGGCGGATGCCCAAGGCACTGCCGACCTGCTCGCGGCCGGCAAGAAGTAG